The Anomaloglossus baeobatrachus isolate aAnoBae1 chromosome 10, aAnoBae1.hap1, whole genome shotgun sequence genome has a segment encoding these proteins:
- the VPS9D1 gene encoding VPS9 domain-containing protein 1: MASSAADGALKPLQRAMKLANRAIELDTGNRHRDAFVEYLRGVNLISQILAEEAEQKVNEALSPDAQKMLKLAEQCLERARMTADKLGESSVNLQSPENRISEVPEPTSPPPISSPSTSVAPGHHYGHRRACSDEAQKLGAFPTPEVFQMLRAAEVQRSRKELTPLEEASIQNQKLRAAYEVRLARLNPRQAAQKTSLTLSLQRQMMENLVIAKAREETLQRKAEERRQRLQEESGRLFNKDKKQMTPTEEAQKTLYTAVLEYEQDYRWPGVYKKKLKKNPSDLDVVSGYLCQILSTSDHPITKLVIHLQCQVYNRLYPVISKDAAQELSDKKSFCHSLPAAPLSSINLPQLKSSKSFHYLPGPPRTPIQLSRSIGEGLESWENSGSFELRGKSDLETSFEDLECLMSPTSLTVPAALQRLTVAQHLGVVVKEIHNARDRLLSSAMSSLNLDVSPQVKDACLDCLEDSFFPPLWPALLALYRQVLSTREESLFQVMDMYSTAMPSALGVSKKLYPEDIEEPYKAAVDNLANLPRQRSPQRKVECIVRTLRMICECTEEYCPAPGTAAIGADDLLPIVAFVVLKSHMSHLLSECAALEEFIHEGDLIGEEGYCLTSLQSALVYLETLPVPPD, encoded by the exons GACGCCTTTGTTGAGTACTTGAGGGGCGTGAATTTAATTTCCCAAATCCTGGCTGAGGAAGCCGAGCAGAAAG TAAATGAAGCGCTGAGCCCGGACGCCCAGAAGATGCTGAAGTTGGCAGAACAATGTCTGGAGAGGGCACGGATGACGGCAGACAAGCTGG GTGAATCGAGTGTTAACTTACAGTCACCGGAAAATCGTATTTCTGAAGTCCCCGAGCCTACGAGTCCTCCGCCCATCTCTTCCCCATCCACCTCGGTGGCTCCCGGTCACCACTATGGGCACCGCCGGGCTTGTTCAGATGAGGCTCAGAAGCTCGGAGCCTTTCCCACACCAGAGGTTTTCCAAATGCTGAGGGCGGCTGAAGTCCAGAGGTCCAGAAA GGAGCTCACACCCCTAGAAGAGGCGTCCATACAGAACCAGAAGCTCAGGGCGGCGTATGAAGTCCGGCTGGCCCGGCTGAACCCTCGGCAGGCGGCGCAGAAGACCTCCCTG ACACTGTCACTACAGAGACAGATGATGGAGAATCTGGTAATAGCCAAAGCCCGAGAAGAGACT CTACAGAGGAAAGCGGAGGAGCGCAGGCAGCGGCTGCAGGAGGAGTCCGGCAG ACTGTTCAACAAAGATAAAAAGCAGATGACCCCGACGGAGGAAGCGCAGAAGACGCTGTACACCGCCGTGCTGGAGTACGAGCAGGACTAT AGGTGGCCTGGTGTCTATAAAAAGAAACTTAAGAAGAACCCGAGTGACCTAGAcgtggtctccggctatctctgccaAATCCTCAG CACTTCCGATCATCCAATTACCAAATTAGTAATCCATCTCCAGTGCCAGGTCTACAACCGTCTCTACCCCGTCATCAGCAAAGACGCTGCTCAGGAACTCTCGGACAAAAAAAGTTTTTGTCATTCCCTCCCGGCAGCCCCTTTATCATCCATTAACCTACCACAGCTGAAATCTTCAAAAAGTTTCCACTATCTGCCCGGACCTCCCCGGACCCCCATCCAGCTCAGCCGCTCTATAGGAGAGGGGCTGGAAAGCTGGGAAAACTCCGGCAGCTTCGAGCTCAGAGGAAAGAGCGACTTGGAGACGTCTTTTGAGGACTTGGAATGTTTAATGTCCCCGACGTCGCTGACCGTGCCGGCTGCACTGCAGAGGCTGACTGTGGCCCAGCACCTAGGCGTTGTGGTGAAGGAGATCCATAATGCCAGAG ACCGGTTGCTATCATCCGCCATGTCCTCCCTGAACCTCGATGTAAGCCCACAAGTGAAGGACGCCTGCCTGGACTGCTTAGAGGACAGCTTCTTCCCCCCGCTGTGGCCAGCGCTGCTTGCTCTATACAG ACAGGTGCTGTCTACCCGGGAGGAATCTCTTTTCCAGGTCATGGATATGTACAGCACAGCTATGCCATCTGCTCTGGGGGTCTCCAAAAAGCTGTACCCCGAAGATATAGAAGAACCGTATAAAGCCGCTGTGGATAATCTGGCAAACTTGCCGCGTCAGCGTAGTCCGCAAAGAAAAGTGGAGTGTATCG TGAGGACTCTGCGGATGATTTGTGAGTGCACGGAGGAATATTGCCCCGCTCCCGGGACCGCCGCCAT TGGTGCAGACGACCTCCTGCCCATCGTGGCGTTTGTAGTGCTGAAAAGCCACATGTCGCATTTGCTGTCGGAGTGCGCAGCGCTGGAGGAGTTTATACACGAGGG AGATCTGATTGGAGAGGAGGGCTACtgtctgacctctctgcagagcgccCTGGTGTATTTGGAGACGCTTCCGGTGCCCCCCGACTGA